The Microcoleus sp. FACHB-68 genome includes a region encoding these proteins:
- a CDS encoding nucleoside phosphorylase, giving the protein MYHIGFGREDLGSQMPVMALLSGDPDRARLIAQTYLQDVVGLSENRGLNSYLGKLPNGRVVLSATTGMGAPSLSIVVNELVQVGIRQMIRVGTCGSIQAEVPAGSIVISRAALCRQGAANDIAPVEYPAAADPFLTVALIQAARELNIEHYAGITASVDTFYEGQERTDSANPHLLRRLQGITEEYRRLNILNYEMECGTLFKMAGVYNFAAGCVCGVVAQRAGGEQIVLELKDNAVENAIKVAVRAAECF; this is encoded by the coding sequence ATGTATCACATTGGGTTTGGGCGCGAGGATTTGGGTTCTCAGATGCCGGTGATGGCGCTGCTATCTGGCGATCCGGATCGCGCCCGTTTAATCGCCCAGACTTATTTGCAGGATGTGGTGGGGTTGTCTGAGAATCGGGGATTGAATAGTTATTTGGGTAAGTTGCCCAATGGGCGAGTGGTTTTGTCTGCAACCACCGGCATGGGGGCACCCAGTTTAAGTATTGTGGTGAATGAGTTGGTGCAGGTGGGCATCCGGCAAATGATTCGGGTGGGCACTTGTGGCTCAATTCAAGCTGAGGTGCCTGCCGGATCGATTGTGATTTCTCGTGCGGCGCTGTGCCGGCAGGGGGCGGCAAATGACATCGCGCCGGTGGAGTATCCGGCAGCCGCCGATCCGTTTCTCACGGTGGCGCTGATTCAGGCGGCGCGGGAATTAAATATTGAACACTATGCCGGCATTACCGCTTCGGTGGATACGTTTTATGAGGGGCAAGAACGCACCGACTCGGCAAATCCCCATTTATTACGCCGGCTGCAAGGCATTACGGAAGAATATCGCCGGCTGAATATACTCAATTACGAAATGGAGTGCGGGACGCTGTTTAAAATGGCGGGAGTTTATAACTTTGCGGCTGGGTGTGTCTGTGGGGTAGTGGCGCAGCGTGCCGGTGGTGAACAGATTGTTTTAGAGTTGAAAGATAACGCAGTGGAGAATGCCATAAAGGTAGCGGTACGCGCTGCTGAGTGCTTTTAA
- the tsaB gene encoding tRNA (adenosine(37)-N6)-threonylcarbamoyltransferase complex dimerization subunit type 1 TsaB, whose protein sequence is MFPSKYALAIHTSSPELGLAISNFADEVRSQTWDLGRELSTQFHQYLAEFIQPQTWSDLAFIAVAKGPGSFTGTRIGVVTARTLAQQLDIPLFAISTLAAAAYFQKLTNTSIPDNTDLAVQMPAQRGQIFAGIYKPSPNAGLTTLLPDSAMTLEQWQQTLAGWPNSYYQIHAEAGLGASVGSLLTLAYFDWQQGLSPNWSEALPFYGQHPVEDKNFTAQ, encoded by the coding sequence ATGTTTCCCAGTAAATACGCCCTCGCCATCCACACCTCTAGCCCAGAATTGGGTCTAGCCATCAGCAACTTTGCGGATGAAGTTCGCAGCCAAACTTGGGATTTAGGACGGGAACTCTCCACCCAATTCCATCAGTATCTCGCTGAATTTATCCAGCCTCAAACTTGGTCAGATTTAGCCTTTATTGCCGTTGCCAAAGGTCCCGGAAGCTTCACCGGCACTCGCATCGGCGTTGTCACCGCCCGTACCCTCGCCCAACAGTTAGACATTCCTCTGTTTGCCATCTCCACCTTAGCAGCAGCCGCGTACTTTCAAAAACTTACAAATACTTCTATTCCCGATAACACGGATCTCGCCGTTCAAATGCCGGCGCAACGGGGACAAATATTTGCCGGCATCTATAAACCCTCCCCAAATGCAGGATTAACAACGTTGTTGCCAGACAGCGCAATGACATTAGAACAATGGCAGCAAACCCTAGCCGGTTGGCCCAATTCCTATTACCAAATTCACGCCGAAGCCGGCTTAGGGGCATCCGTTGGCAGCCTCCTAACACTCGCTTATTTTGATTGGCAACAGGGACTTTCCCCCAACTGGTCAGAAGCCCTTCCTTTCTATGGCCAGCATCCGGTTGAGGATAAGAATTTTACCGCTCAGTAG